A single window of Silurus meridionalis isolate SWU-2019-XX chromosome 11, ASM1480568v1, whole genome shotgun sequence DNA harbors:
- the LOC124393120 gene encoding mucin-12-like isoform X15 — translation MWCCKRLWLLLIALVHILDVRALGVWNRRPAQDWYSVDVKMGLDQTQGSSFLPDGGHNSTARRDESKANAGALQNSVVSHAGLSSSDALGTGFSGQSENIFNTIQGFQTQNVGLCAQSTSDQDVPTPEIQTSHGVQSFGMSNHQGLPSPCGGSQTGPAFIVTQQTSENAMSSGSMLGTSSFTNGYQTQGLTGYGLFQGLVSQFGSSQTQPGTNQLSFAPASTVTQQVTDSATTGGSSSFSIPSSPSGSQSPSAYWLSLGLSSPYGGFQTQPGTNQLGSVPASTVTQQVTDSATTGGSPSGSQSSTGYGLFQGLVSQFGSSQTQPGTNQLSSAPASTVTQQVTDSATTGGSPSGSQSSTGYGLFQGLVSQFGSSQTQPGTNQLSSAPASTVTQQVTDSATTGGSSSFSIPSSPSGSQSPSAYWLSLGLSSPYGGFQTQPGTNQLGSVPASTVTQQVTDSATTGGSPSGSQSSTGYGLFQGLVSQFGSSQTQPGTNQLSSAPASTVTQQVTDSATTGGSPSGSQSSTGYGLFQGLVSQFGSSQTQPGTNQLSSAPASTVTQQVTDSATTGGSPSGSQSSTGYGLFQGLVSQFGSSQTQPGTNQLSSAPASTVTQQVTDSATTGGSSSFSIPSSPSGSQSPSAYWLSLGLSSPYGGFQTQPGTNQLSFAPASTVTQQVTDSATTGGSPSGSQSPSAYWLSLGLSSPYGGFQTQPGTNQLSSAPASTVTQQVTDSATTGGSPSGSQSSTGYGLFQGLVSQFGSSQTQPGTNQLSSAPASTVTQQVTDSATTGGSSSFSIPSSPSGSQSPSAYWLSLGLSSPYVGFQTQPGTNQLGSVPASTVTQQVTDSAPTGGSPSGSQSSTGYGLFQGLVSQFGSSQTQPGTNQLSSAPALTVTQQSAETGPSISPPVSVSSSLSGSQSPSAYWLSLGLSSPYGGFQTQPGTNQLASVPASTVTQQVTDSATTGGSSSFSISSSPSGSQSSTGYGLFQGLVNQFGSTQTQPGTNQLSSAPASTVTQQSAETGPSISPPVSLSSSLSGSHSPSAYWLSLGLSSPYGGFQTQPGTNQLSSAPASTVTQQVTDSATTGGSPSGSQSSTGYGLFQGLSSHDGGFQTQPGTNQLSSAPASTVTQQVTDSATTGGSSSFSIPSSPSGSQSSTGYGLFQGLVSQFGSSQTQQGTNQLSSAPASTVTQQSAESGPSISPPVSLSSSLSGSQSPSAYWLSLGLSSPFGGFQTQPGTNQLGSVPASTVTQQVTDSAPTGGSPSGSQSSTGYGLFQGLVSQFGSSQTQPGTNQLSFAPASTVTQQVTDSATTGGSSSFSIPSSPSGSQSPSAYWLSLGLSSPYGGFQTQPGTNQLGSVPASTVTQQVTDSATTGDSPSGSQSSTGYGLFQGLVSQFGSSQTQPGTNQLSSAPALTVTQQVTDSATTGGSPSGSQSPSAYWLSLGLSSPYGGFQTQPGTNQLGSVPASTVTQQVTDSATTGGSSSFSIPSSPSGSQSPSAYWLSLGLSSPYGGFQTQPGTNQLGSVPASTVTQQVTDSATTGDSPSGSQSSTGYGLFQGLVSQFGSSQTQPGTNQLSSAPASTVTQQVTDSATTGGSPSGSQSSTGYGLFQGLVSQFGSSQTQPGTNQLSFAPASTVTQQVTDSATTGGSSSFSIPSSPSGSQSPSAYWLSLGLSSPYGGFQTQPGTNQLGSVPASTVTQQVTDSATTGGSPSGSQSSTGYGLFQGLVSQFGSSQTQPGTNQLSSAPASTVTQQVTDSATTGGSSSFSIPSSPSGSQSPSAYWLSLGLSSPYGGFQTQPGTNQLGSVPASTVTQQVTDSATTGGSPSGSQSPSAYWLSLGLSSPYGGFQTQPGTNQLGSVPASTVTQQVTDSATTGGSPSGSQSSTGYGLFQGLVSQFGSSQTQPGTNQLSFAPASTVTQQVTDSATTGGSSSFSIPSSPSGSQSPSAYWLSLGLSSPYGGFQTQPGTNQLGSVPASTVTQQVTDSATTGGSPSGSQSSTGYGLFQGLVSQFGSSQTQPGTNQLSSAPASTVTQQVTDSATTGGSPSGSQSSTGYGLFQGLVSQFGSSQTQPGTNQLSSAPASTVTQQVTDSATTGGSPSGSQSSTGYGLFQGLVSQFGSSQTQPGTNQLSSAPASTVTQQVTDSATTGGSSSFSIPSSPSGSQSPSAYWLSLGLSSPYGGFQTQPGTNQLSSAPASTVTQQVTDSATTGGSSSFSIPSSPSGSQSSTGYGLFQGLSSPYGGFQTQPGTNQLSSAPASTVTQQVTDSATTGGSPSGSQSSTGYGLFQGLSSHDGGFQTQPGTNQLSSAPASTVTQQVTDSATTGGSSSFSIPSSPSGSQSSTGYGLFQGLVSQFGSSQTQQGTNQLSSAPASTVTQQSAESGPSISPPVSLSSSLSGSQSPSAYWLSLGLSSPFGGFQTQPGTNQLGSVPASTVTQQVTDSATTGGSSSFSISSSPSGSQSSTGYGLFQGLVNQFGSTQTQPGTNQLSSAPASTVTQQSAETGPSISPPVSLSSSLSGSQSSTGYGLFQGLSSHDGGFQTQPGTNQLSSAPASTVTQQVTDSSTTGGSSSFSIPSSPSGSQSPSAYWLSLGLSSPYGGFQTQPGTNQLGSVPASTVTQQVTDSGTTGGSPSGSQSSSGYGLFQGLVSQSGSSQTQPGTNQLSSVPALTVTQQSVESGPSISPPVSLSSSLSGSQSPSAYWLSLGLSSPYGGFQTQQGTNQLSSAPASTVTQQVTGSATTGGSPSGSQSSTGYGLSQQGTNYLGSVTALTSSSASSAFQSQTLSQEQSHNVQQLGTFNQMLPAFWFGHQSCKNNVFSGSSNISKLTSH, via the exons ATGTGGTGCTGCAAAAG GCTCTGGTTACTCTTAATTGCTTTAGTTCACATACTGGATGTAAGGGCACTTGGAG TGTGGAACAGAAGGCCTGCACAGGATTGGTACAGTGTTGATGTAAAGATGGGTCTTGATCAGACTCAAGGAAGCAGTTTCCTTCCTGATGGTGGCCACAACTCCACAGCCAGGAGGGATGAAAGTAAAGCCAATGCTGGAGCTTTGCAAAATAGTGTAGTCTCTCATGCAGGCTTATCTTCATCAGATGCCCTGGGAACTGGATTTTCTGGTCAGTCAGAGAATATATTTAACACCATTCAAGGCTTCCAAACTCAGAATGTTGGTTTGTGTGCTCAATCCACATCTGATCAGGATGTTCCAACCCCTGAGATTCAGACCAGCCATGGGGTTCAATCTTTTGGCATGTCAAACCATCAAGGGCTTCCAAGCCCATGTGGTGGTAGTCAAACAGGCCCTGCCTTTATTGTGACTCAGCAGACCTCAGAAAATGCAATGTCCAGTGGTTCAATGCTTGGTACATCAAGCTTTACCAATGGTTATCAAACCCAAGGCTTGACTGGCTATGGACTGTTTCAAGGGCTTGTGAGCCAGTTTGGTAGTTCCCagacacagccaggcacaaatcaaCTGAGTTTTGCTCCTGCTTCAACTGTGACCCAGCAGGTAACTGACAGTGCTACAACAGGAGGCTCCTCTAGTTTCAGCATCCCAAGCTCtcctagtggttctcaaagccCCTCTGCCTATTGGCTTTCCCTAGGCCTTTCCAGCCCATATGGTGGTTTCCagacacagccaggcacaaatcaaCTGGGCTCTGTTCCTGCTTCAACTGTGACCCAGCAGGTAACTGACAGTGCTACAACAGGAGGCTCtcctagtggttctcaaagctcAACTGGCTATGGACTGTTTCAAGGACTTGTGAGCCAGTTTGGTAGTTCCCagacacagccaggcacaaatcaactgagttctgctcctgcttcaactgtgacccagcaggtaactgacagtgctacaacaggaggctctcctagtggttctcaaagctcAACTGGTTATGGACTGTTTCAAGGACTTGTGAGCCAGTTTGGTAGTTCCCagacacagccaggcacaaatcaaCTGAGTTCTGCTCCTGCTTCAACTGTGACCCAGCAGGTAACTGACAGTGCTACAACAGGAGGCTCCTCTAGTTTCAGCATCCCAAGCTCtcctagtggttctcaaagccCCTCTGCCTATTGGCTTTCCCTAGGCCTTTCCAGCCCATATGGTGGTTTCCagacacagccaggcacaaatcaaCTGGGCTCTGTTCCTGCTTCAACTGTGACCCAGCAGGTAACTGACAGTGCTACAACAGGAGGCTCtcctagtggttctcaaagctcAACTGGCTATGGACTGTTTCAAGGACTTGTGAGCCAGTTTGGTAGTTCCCagacacagccaggcacaaatcaactgagttctgctcctgcttcaactgtgacccagcaggtaactgacagtgctacaacaggaggctctcctagtg gttctcaaagctcAACTGGCTATGGACTGTTTCAAGGACTTGTGAGCCAGTTTGGTAGTTCCCagacacagccaggcacaaatcaactgagttctgctcctgcttcaactgtgacccagcaggtaactgacagtgctacaacaggaggctctcctagtggttctcaaagctcAACTGGTTATGGACTGTTTCAAGGACTTGTGAGCCAGTTTGGTAGTTCCCagacacagccaggcacaaatcaaCTGAGTTCTGCTCCTGCTTCAACTGTGACCCAGCAGGTAACTGACAGTGCTACAACAGGAG GCTCCTCTAGTTTCAGCATCCCAAGCTCtcctagtggttctcaaagccCCTCTGCCTATTGGCTTTCCCTAGGCCTTTCCAGCCCATATGGTGGCTTCCagacacagccaggcacaaatcaactgagttttgctcctgcttcaactgtgacccagcaggtaactgacagtgctacaacaggaggctctcctagtggttctcaaagccCCTCTGCCTATTGGCTTTCCCTAGGCCTTTCCAGCCCTTATGGTGGTTTCCagacacagccag gcacaaatcaaCTGAGTTCTGCTCCTGCTTCAACTGTGACCCAGCAGGTAACTGACAGTGCTACAACAGGAG GCTCtcctagtggttctcaaagctcAACTGGTTATGGACTGTTTCAAGGACTTGTGAGCCAGTTTGGTAGTTCCCagacacagccaggcacaaatcaactgagttctgctcctgcttcaactgtgacccagcaggtaactgacagtgctacaacaggag GCTCCTCTAGTTTCAGCATCCCAAGCTCtcctagtggttctcaaagccCCTCTGCCTATTGGCTTTCCCTAGGCCTTTCCAGCCCTTATGTTGGTTTCCAGACACAGCCAGGAACAAATCAACTGGGCTCTGTTCCTGCTTCAACTGTGACCCAGCAGGTAACTGACAGTGCTCCAACAGGAGGCTCtcctagtggttctcaaagctcAACTGGCTATGGACTGTTTCAAGGACTTGTGAGCCAGTTTGGTAGTTCCCagacacagccaggcacaaatcaaCTGAGTTCTGCTCCTGCTTTAACTGTGACCCAACAGTCTGCTGAGACTGGACCATCCATTAGCCCTCCTGTTTCAGTGTCCTCCAGTTTGAGTGGTTCTCAAAGCCCCTCTGCCTATTGGCTTTCCCTAGGCCTTTCCAGCCCATATGGTGGTTTCCagacacagccaggcacaaatcaaCTGGCCTCTGTTCCTGCTTCAACTGTGACCCAGCAGGTAACTGACAGTGCTACAACAGGAGGCTCCTCTAGTTTCAGCATCTCCAGCTCtcctagtggttctcaaagctcAACTGGCTATGGACTGTTTCAAGGACTTGTGAACCAGTTTGGTAGTACCCagacacagccaggcacaaatcaaCTGAGTTCTGCTCCTGCTTCAACTGTGACCCAACAGTCTGCTGAGACTGGACCATCCATTAGCCCTCCTGTTTCATTGTCCTCCAGTTTGAGTGGTTCTCACAGCCCCTCTGCCTATTGGCTTTCCCTAGGCCTTTCCAGCCCATATGGTGGTTTCCagacacagccaggcacaaatcaactgagttctgctcctgcttcaactgtgacccagcaggtaactgacagtgctacaacaggaggctctcctagtggttctcaaagctcAACTGGCTATGGACTGTTTCAAGGACTTTCCAGCCATGATGGTGGTTTCCagacacagccaggcacaaatcaaCTGAGTTCTGCTCCTGCTTCAACTGTGACCCAGCAGGTAACTGACAGTGCTACAACAGGAGGCTCCTCTAGTTTCAGCATCCCAAGCTCtcctagtggttctcaaagctcAACTGGCTATGGACTGTTTCAAGGACTTGTGAGCCAGTTTGGTAGTTCCCAGACACAGCAAGGCACAAATCAACTGAGTTCTGCTCCTGCTTCAACTGTAACCCAACAGTCTGCTGAGAGTGGACCATCCATTAGCCCTCCTGTTTCATTGTCCTCCAGTTTGAGTGGGTCTCAAAGCCCCTCTGCCTATTGGCTTTCCCTAGGCCTTTCCAGCCCATTTGGTGGTTTCCAGACACAGCCAGGAACAAATCAACTGGGCTCTGTTCCTGCTTCAACTGTGACCCAGCAGGTAACTGACAGTGCTCCAACAGGAGGCTCtcctagtggttctcaaagctcAACTGGCTATGGACTGTTTCAAGGACTTGTGAGCCAGTTTGGTAGTTCCCagacacagccaggcacaaatcaaCTGAGTTTTGCTCCTGCTTCAACTGTGACCCAGCAGGTAACTGACAGTGCTACAACAGGAGGCTCCTCTAGTTTCAGCATCCCAA gctctcctagtggttctcaaagccCCTCTGCCTATTGGCTTTCCCTAGGCCTTTCCAGCCCTTATGGTGGTTTCCagacacagccaggcacaaatcaaCTGGGCTCTGTTCCTGCTTCAACTGTGACCCAGCAGGTAACTGACAGTGCTACAACAGGAGACTCtcctagtggttctcaaagctcAACTGGCTATGGACTGTTTCAAGGACTTGTGAGCCAGTTTGGTAGTTCCCagacacagccaggcacaaatcaactgagttctgctcctgctttaactgtgacccagcaggtaactgacagtgctacaacaggaggctctcctagtggttctcaaagccCCTCTGCCTATTGGCTTTCCCTAGGCCTTTCCAGCCCTTATGGTGGTTTCCagacacagccaggcacaaatcaaCTGGGCTCTGTTCCTGCTTCAACTGTGACCCAGCAGGTAACTGACAGTGCTACAACAGGAG GCTCCTCTAGTTTCAGCATCCCAA gctctcctagtggttctcaaagccCCTCTGCCTATTGGCTTTCCCTAGGCCTTTCCAGCCCTTATGGTGGTTTCCagacacagccaggcacaaatcaaCTGGGCTCTGTTCCTGCTTCAACTGTGACCCAGCAGGTAACTGACAGTGCTACAACAGGAGACTCtcctagtggttctcaaagctcAACTGGCTATGGACTGTTTCAAGGACTTGTGAGCCAGTTTGGTAGTTCCCagacacagccag gcacaaatcaactgagttctgctcctgcttcaactgtgacccagcaggtaactgacagtgctacaacaggaggctctcctagtggttctcaaagctcAACTGGTTATGGACTGTTTCAAGGACTTGTGAGCCAGTTTGGTAGTTCCCagacacagccaggcacaaatcaaCTGAGTTTTGCTCCTGCTTCAACTGTGACCCAGCAGGTAACTGACAGTGCTACAACAGGAGGCTCCTCTAGTTTCAGCATCCCAAGCTCtcctagtggttctcaaagccCCTCTGCCTATTGGCTTTCCCTAGGCCTTTCCAGCCCATATGGTGGTTTCCagacacagccaggcacaaatcaaCTGGGCTCTGTTCCTGCTTCAACTGTGACCCAGCAGGTAACTGACAGTGCTACAACAGGAGGCTCtcctagtggttctcaaagctcAACTGGCTATGGACTGTTTCAAGGACTTGTGAGCCAGTTTGGTAGTTCCCagacacagccaggcacaaatcaactgagttctgctcctgcttcaactgtgacccagcaggtaactgacagtgctacaacaggag GCTCCTCTAGTTTCAGCATCCCAAGCTCtcctagtggttctcaaagccCCTCTGCCTATTGGCTTTCCCTAGGCCTTTCCAGCCCATATGGTGGTTTCCagacacagccaggcacaaatcaaCTGGGCTCTGTTCCTGCTTCAACTGTGACCCAGCAGGTAACTGACAGTGCTACAACAGGAG gctctcctagtggttctcaaagccCCTCTGCCTATTGGCTTTCCCTAGGCCTTTCCAGCCCTTATGGTGGTTTCCagacacagccaggcacaaatcaaCTGGGCTCTGTTCCTGCTTCAACTGTGACCCAGCAGGTAACTGACAGTGCTACAACAGGAGGCTCtcctagtggttctcaaagctcAACTGGCTATGGACTGTTTCAAGGACTTGTGAGCCAGTTTGGTAGTTCCCagacacagccaggcacaaatcaaCTGAGTTTTGCTCCTGCTTCAACTGTGACCCAGCAGGTAACTGACAGTGCTACAACAGGAGGCTCCTCTAGTTTCAGCATCCCAAGCTCtcctagtggttctcaaagccCCTCTGCCTATTGGCTTTCCCTAGGCCTTTCCAGCCCATATGGTGGTTTCCagacacagccaggcacaaatcaaCTGGGCTCTGTTCCTGCTTCAACTGTGACCCAGCAGGTAACTGACAGTGCTACAACAGGAGGCTCtcctagtggttctcaaagctcAACTGGCTATGGACTGTTTCAAGGACTTGTGAGCCAGTTTGGTAGTTCCCagacacagccaggcacaaatcaactgagttctgctcctgcttcaactgtgacccagcaggtaactgacagtgctacaacaggaggctctcctagtggttctcaaagctcAACTGGTTATGGACTGTTTCAAGGACTTGTGAGCCAGTTTGGTAGTTCCCagacacagccaggcacaaatcaaCTGAGTTCTGCTCCTGCTTCAACTGTGACCCAGCAGGTAACTGACAGTGCTACAACAGGAG GCTCtcctagtggttctcaaagctcAACTGGTTATGGACTGTTTCAAGGACTTGTGAGCCAGTTTGGTAGTTCCCagacacagccaggcacaaatcaactgagttctgctcctgcttcaactgtgacccagcaggtaactgacagtgctacaacaggag GCTCCTCTAGTTTCAGCATCCCAAGCTCtcctagtggttctcaaagccCCTCTGCCTATTGGCTTTCCCTAG GCCTTTCCAGCCCATATGGTGGTTTCCagacacagccaggcacaaatcaaCTGAGTTCTGCTCCTGCTTCAACTGTGACCCAGCAGGTAACTGACAGTGCTACAACAGGAGGCTCCTCTAGTTTCAGCATCCCAAGCTCtcctagtg GTTCTCAAAGCTCAACTGGCTATGGACTGTTTCAAGGACTTTCCAGCCCATATGGTGGTTTCCagacacagccaggcacaaatcaactgagttctgctcctgcttcaactgtgacccagcaggtaactgacagtgctacaacaggaggctctcctagtggttctcaaagctcAACTGGCTATGGACTGTTTCAAGGACTTTCCAGCCATGATGGTGGTTTCCagacacagccaggcacaaatcaaCTGAGTTCTGCTCCTGCTTCAACTGTGACCCAGCAGGTAACTGACAGTGCTACAACAGGAG GCTCCTCTAGTTTCAGCATCCCAAGCTCtcctagtggttctcaaagctcAACTGGCTATGGACTGTTTCAAGGACTTGTGAGCCAGTTTGGTAGTTCCCAGACACAGCAAGGCACAAATCAACTGAGTTCTGCTCCTGCTTCAACTGTAACCCAACAGTCTGCTGAGAGTGGACCATCCATTAGCCCTCCTGTTTCATTGTCCTCCAGTTTGAGTGGGTCTCAAAGCCCCTCTGCCTATTGGCTTTCCCTAGGCCTTTCCAGCCCATTTGGTGGTTTCCAGACACAGCCAGGAACAAATCAACTGGGCTCTGTTCCTGCTTCAACTGTGACCCAGCAGGTAACTGACAGTGCTACAACAGGAG GCTCCTCTAGTTTCAGCATCTCCAGCTCtcctagtggttctcaaagctcAACTGGCTATGGACTGTTTCAAGGACTTGTGAACCAGTTTGGTAGTACCCagacacagccaggcacaaatcaaCTGAGTTCTGCTCCTGCTTCAACTGTGACCCAACAGTCTGCTGAGACTGGACCATCCATTAGCCCTCCTGTTTCATTGTCCTCCAGTTTGAGTGGTTCTCAAAGCTCAACTGGCTATGGACTGTTTCAAGGACTTTCCAGCCATGATGGTGGTTTCCagacacagccaggcacaaatcaaCTGAGTTCTGCTCCTGCTTCAACTGTGACCCAGCAGGTAACTGACAGTTCTACAACAGGTGGGTCCTCTAGTTTCAGCATCCCAAGCTCtcctagtggttctcaaagccCCTCTGCCTATTGGCTTTCCCTAGGCCTTTCCAGCCCATATGGTGGTTTCCagacacagccaggcacaaatcaaCTGGGCTCTGTTCCTGCTTCAACTGTAACCCAGCAGGTAACTGACAGTGGTACAACAGGAGGCTCtcctagtggttctcaaagctcATCTGGCTATGGACTGTTTCAAGGACTTGTGAGCCAGTCTGGTAGTTCCCagacacagccaggcacaaatcaaCTGAGTTCTGTTCCTGCTTTAACTGTGACCCAACAGTCTGTTGAGAGTGGACCATCCATTAGCCCTCCTGTTTCATTGTCCTCCAGTTTGAGTGGTTCTCAAAGCCCCTCTGCCTATTGGCTTTCCCTAGGCCTTTCCAGCCCATATGGTGGTTTCCAGACACAGCAAGGCACAAATCAACTGAGTTCTGCTCCTGCTTCAACTGTGACCCAGCAGGTAACTGGCAGTGCTACAACAGGAGGCTCtcctagtggttctcaaagctcAACTGGCTATGGACTGTCACAGCAAGGCACAAATTATTTGGGCTCTGTTACTGCTTTAACTAGTAGCTCTGCTTCCAGTGCATTTCAAAGCCAAACTTTGTCTCAAGAACAGAGCCATAATGTACAGCAACTTGGGACCTTCAATCAGATGCTTCCTGCTTTTTGGTTTGGCCACCAGTCTTGTAAAAATAACGTGTTCAGTGGTTCTTCCAATATTTCCAAGCTTACCTCACATTAA